The Capricornis sumatraensis isolate serow.1 chromosome 20, serow.2, whole genome shotgun sequence genome contains the following window.
gtcgcacagagtcggacacaactgaagagaattagcacacaagcatgcactggagaaggaaatggcaacccactccagtactcttgcctggagagtcccagggagggaggatcctgctgggctgctgtctatgaggtcgcacagagtcagacacgactgaagtgtcttagcagcagcaacagcagcagtcccTGAAAACAGACGCCAGGCTGGTGACAAGCTCTGGTCCCCTCTCCAGTCATCACTCATGTGacccctttctctcctccagagTCAGTGTGACCTTCAGGCGGGTCAAATATCTGCAATCTTCTCAGATATTTGAGAACAACAGGAAGACCCTGGGCATCCAGCTGGGTTTCTGTGTCACAGGAACAATTACCACCAAAATTTGGAAACCCCTGGATCTGTGATTGTGCTGAGAGACACCAGACCAAAACACAGCAGAGGCCAGCACTGGGGTCGGGGGCACAGCCTAACCGGAGTTCTGGAGTCTCAGCCAGGCTGGGCAAGCGTGTCACCTGGCGGCTGCTGAAACAGCATTTCTAAGGTGTCACCTGGGGGGTTGCAGTCTTCATGAAGCTCCACAGGTGATTCCCACGCACCGTGGGGAGGACGTCCTGTGACAAGCGTTCCTGATGCACCCCTCACCCGCAGACTCCTCCTCTGGAGGGAAAAGCCAGAGGGGATGAGGGAGGGCTGTCGGGGAGGCTGAGGGTGCATCTGATCCAGACTAGTGGGGACCCTGGACCCGGACACCCCAAGGTTGTGCTTTTCCAGACAAgggtctgtgtgtgcatgtgtgtgtatagatgtgtgtATATCTAGGTGTCTGTATGTAGCTGTGTGTGTAGGTATGTGCGagtagaggtgtgtgtgtgtgtgtgtgtgtgtgtgtgtgtgtgtgtaggtggagAATCACTGCTCTAGAAGGCATAGGACTCAGCAGAGTTCAGGGAATAGAAATACAGAcagagggggaagggggaggggggccactagggagggaaggaggagaggggaggcagagggCGGGGCCTGGGCAGAGACCCCGCACCCTGGCCATGTGACCCAGCGAAGTGCTCCTGCCCCCGGAAGAGGCCCAGCACAGAGCACAAAGCGGGAAGGACAGCAGAGCTCACACAAGGACTGCAGGGCTTGTGAGCGTTTCTGGAGCAGAAGTTCTCCTCACAGAGAGAGGGACACAGCAGACACAGGCACTATGGAGCCCCCGTCAGCCCCTGCAAGCAGGCGGCATGTCCCCGGGAGCAGGCTCCTGCTGGCAGGTGAGAGGAGACAGTTTTCAGGGAGGGGGCGGAGGCTGGAGAAAAGAGAGCCTGGCTGGTCCCTGGGGGAGACAGGGCTCTGAGAGGGGACAGGGGGCTTCTGTTCAGAcctgagggcagagggcaggggccagggagggaggggctCAGCCACAGGAGACTCTGCATGAGCTAGCGCTGGCGAGGGGTGGGAGGACTCAACTGCTGTAGGTTTTATGTGTAATTCTTCACTGAGCAGTAACTGTTGAAGACTGATGACGATAATAATTATTTCTATCTGGGTGTCACTACAGAAAAAGACATAACCAGCACAGTAAACACTGTCCTTACCCGGCACCCTTAGAAGCTGACAAACACCAGGCTGTGGAATTCCTGGgaactctccttccttcctccccaggtACTAATGTCTGGAGCCTGGTCCGGGCCCTGGGTTTCAAGCAGGATCAGACAAGCCCCTGCCCTCACGGAGCCCGCGCTCTGTGGGGAGGAACACAGACAAGCAGAGAGATGGAGAGTGTGCTGGCGGGTGCTCCAGGCGTCACGCAGGAACCGGAGCGGGGAAGGGTCAGCAGTGAGCAGGAGGGTCTTACAGCAGCTGGTCGGAGGGAGGGGCATCTCCCAAGAGGCCCTGAATGTGAGCAGGCGTGTGAGGGCAGCGAGGGGGTGAGCCAGGGGACAGCTGGGGAAGCAGAGGAAAAAACGAGCCCAGAGGGGCTGAAGTGACGGGGGTCATGCTGCTGACCttaaccacacacacaaacatacgcACATACACATCCACACTAAGGCGGAGGGATAAAGAGATCAGCTCAGGATCCAGAGCACCATTTTCCCATCCCCCACGCAGGTCACAATAGTAACCgatttctctcttccctcctagTCTCACTCTTAACTTTCTGGACCCCGCCCACCACTGCCTGGCTCACTATTGAAATGGTGCCCCCTCTTGCTGCAGAAGGGTTGGATATTCTTCTACTTGCCCACAACGTGACAAAGAATCCTCTAGGCTATGCCTGGTACAGAGGAGAAAGGGTAGACAACGCCCAGCTAATTGCATCGTATAGGGTAGATAATAATGCAACTACCAATGGGTCTGTGTACAGCAGACGGGAGACACTTTACCCCAACGGAACCCTGCTGATCCGGAACGTCACCCAGAAAGACACAGGATCCTACACCCTGCTCGTTACAAAGAAGGATttacagacagaaagacagattGGACACCTCCACGTGCACCGTGAGTGCTTCCTGTCTGACCTCGAGGTGTTTggcaggcgggggcgggggtggagggttGCGGTTGAATTCGTTCACACAGGACTGACAGCCCCGGAAGTTGCCCCCATCCCCCTCTGCACTATGTCCCGTGTTGGGGTTTGAACATTCAGTGCAGGACACACGCTGTGGAGACAAACTCCAAAGGGTCAGAAATGCTTCCAGGAAGCCAGGCCCTGCAGACACTGTGCAGAGAGAAGGACGGGCTGATGGAGGGACTCAGCAGAGGGACAGCACTCTCAGTCCAGCCCCTGGCCCCTCCCCGTGACCAGGACCCTGAGGAAGACCCTGCAGGACTCAGGGAAGACCCTGGCCTGAGGGGCCCAGGGATCCTCACAGAGAAGCTCAGCCCCAGGAAGCCCCTCCCAGACCCTGTCCCAGGGCTCCTGCCTCCAGTGACACTGGGAAGCCTGTACCAAATCCCGAGTCTCCCAAGCTGGTCACCAGCCAGGGCTCAGCCCTGAGAGCCACGTCCGCTCAGGGGCACAGCCTGGTCCTACTCCTGAGACTCGGCATGGGGAGCACACAGGTACAAGGTCCCCAGGAATCAACCAAATGCCCTGGGGGACTTGGAGACGCCAGAGAAATCtcagcagccccagagaggaacagAGGAAGGAAGACACTCCTGGCAGCTCCTCGACCCAGGGTGCCACCCAGGGAGCTCTCTCCCGAGGCTGGTTGATGAAACCAGGATAGATGCCAGGTGGTCTCTGAATCCCACCCAGGTCTGTCCACCACTAAACGCTGCTGCACAGTCGACCCCCGAGGAAGCCTGTGCTTCTCCCAGACATAGAGCAGGTGGCCTCACACTCTGAGCTCAGATCCCCATGCATTCGTCTTGCCATACACAAGCATGCCTTATTCTGTAAAGACTCTGTCTGGCTGAGAGGCGAAGGATGCCAGTTTTGTTTGAAGGTGTTTCTACAGGAGGCTAAGGtataaagaaagggaaagtgttagttgctcagtcacgtcccactcttggCTACCCCGTGTGCTATAGCCCAGCAAGTTCTGCTGTccttggaactctccaggcaagaatgctgactGGGTAGcaattcccatctccaggggatcttcccaacccagggactgagcccagggctcctgcactggcaggcagattctttactgtctgagccaccagggaggctcagGGCAATGTTCTCTCTGTTATCTGCACAGCGGTGCTACCCACACCCGTCATCACCAGCAACAACTTCAACCCCAGGGAGCACGAGGACACCGTGGTGTTAACATGTGGATCTGAGACCCAGAACACCTCCTACATGTGGTGGATCAACAGTCAGAGCCTCCCCAAGAGCACCAGGCTGGAACTGTCCGAGGACAAGAGGACTCTCACTGTGTTCAATGTGACAAGGAATGACACAGGACCCTATGTGTGTGAAGCCCGGAACCCAGTGAGTGTCAGCCGCAGTGACCCATTCACCCTGGATGTCCTCTGTGAGTAACCTCTGTTCCTAGGTGACCTGAGCTGCCCACCCAAATGCACGTTGCCAGAGGCCAATTGACACCCATCCCTCTCATGTCCGAGTACATGGGCCATCACCCCTGGACACCCAGACTGGACGTGACTTCCTGTCCCAGGCAAGTCCAGGCAGGTCCACCTTGAATGAAGGCAGGGAGGGGATGGGCTGCTCTGTGTTGGTGGCTGAGGATCACCAGAATATGATGGGAGAAACAAAGTAATGTCAGACTCACAGTGAATGAGCATAAAGGACCCAGGGGCCCCAATACAGACCAGGAACCTCCCTTCCCTCTGATTGCACCACGTGTGGCTTCTGCTCTTTGCTCTAAATGGTCCGGAAACCCCACCACTTCCCctcagactcctctgaccatccAGAGGGTACCTCAAGCTCTCCTGCCACACACCCTCTCACCCAGCCACACAGCACTCCCAGCTTGTCAGTGTGAGACCCGGCAATGCGCCCAGGCTCTCTATCCCCAATCACAACATGTACTCTCAGGTCCTGCACTCTCTGTCTGGCCTGGATAGCACCACAGTCAGAAAACCAAGGTTCCCAGGGCTGATAGCACAGAGCTATCCAGTACTAGAGTGTTGTCCCAGCAACCAGGCAAGGGTCCCCCTGGCGTGATCTGGGGGTCAGAGATGTGCGATCGTCTCTTTCCTGTTGTCACCTGAACAAAGACCCAGGGCCTTCCTCACAGTCACCTTTACAGAGGTCACTGGGCCCCGAGACTGCGGAGGGAGCAAGGCCCAGGCCCCCTCACCCACTCTCAGTAGTCACCCCTCTCTCTCTACACAGCCCCAGTGGCAAAGCCCTCCCTCCAAGCCAGCAACACCACAGTCACAGAACACGAGGGCCCCGTGGTCCTGACCTGCCTTGCAGATGAGACTGGGGTCTCCATACGCTGGTTCTTCAAAGGCCAGAGTCTCCTCCTCGCAGAGAGGATGACACTGTCCTCAGACAACAGCACCCTCACCATAGACCCCGTCAGCAGAGAGGACGCGGGGGATTATCAGTGTGAAGCCTTCAACAGGGGCAGCTCCAGCAGAAGCAACCCCCTCAGGCTGGGTGTGACCTGTGAGTGGATATTGTCGCCTCCTGTCTtagtcgttcagtggtgtccaactatttgtgacacCACAGACTTGGGCTCACTagcctactctgtccatgggatttcctaggcaagagccctggagtggggtgccattcgctactccaggggatcatcctgacccaaggatcgaacccgagtctactgcactgcaggcgCTCTTCCCGtataggccaccagggaagcccattttaaccTGGATAACCTTCCTTTATTAATTCCACCAACAATTAGCCTATCATCTCATTTCCTTCACTTCAAGCCAGTGGAACGTGTGCTgtctctcccctcctcaccccctgaTTTCTCCTGGCCCTCTGCTGTGAAGCCTCGTTGCCAAGACCGCTGGAAGCAGCGCTAAAATCAGTCCCTGGGACTTCCTGGGCAGCCCAGCGgtgaagactccaccttccactgcagaggttgctgtgacctcctccaggggaatcttccccacccgggaCTGGGTCCCTGTGTCCTATGTCTCCTGAttagcaggtgggatctttaccactagtgcctgcTGGGAAGCCCCGGTGAGTCACAAGGGCTAACCCTCCTCTTCCTTATGTGCACCGTGGGGTGCGGTATGCACTCTATAGAGCTGTGTGAATACGCGCCCCAG
Protein-coding sequences here:
- the LOC138096683 gene encoding carcinoembryonic antigen-related cell adhesion molecule 6-like, with protein sequence MEPPSAPASRRHVPGSRLLLAVSLLTFWTPPTTAWLTIEMVPPLAAEGLDILLLAHNVTKNPLGYAWYRGERVDNAQLIASYRVDNNATTNGSVYSRRETLYPNGTLLIRNVTQKDTGSYTLLVTKKDLQTERQIGHLHVHPVLPTPVITSNNFNPREHEDTVVLTCGSETQNTSYMWWINSQSLPKSTRLELSEDKRTLTVFNVTRNDTGPYVCEARNPVSVSRSDPFTLDVLWRENSRALSVGAITGIVIGVLLVLTPLAVLGCFIFLHSCLHNRGKWPPASTSGRGPSGSSVS